The following are encoded together in the Macadamia integrifolia cultivar HAES 741 chromosome 10, SCU_Mint_v3, whole genome shotgun sequence genome:
- the LOC122091088 gene encoding uncharacterized protein LOC122091088, producing the protein MVEGHLDPITMEAFGNSKKAKSCLDPNVTLASDQVLRAETQVVMSTQESCFSIFCSCETTDKRNTDTEQKVTLDKRSYLKEAAALEKLIAPSEFHQKVDDIEEKREFPDNNPFKKRKVVDFQLEQMQTTTEQASKVIDAEESDKLIERREILKKLFKKVELDSQLE; encoded by the exons ATGGTTGAAGGTCACTTAGATCCAATTACCATGGAAGCCTTTGGTAACTCAAAGAAAGCTAAAAGTTGTCTGGACCCAAATGTAACTCTAGCTTCTGATCAAGTGCTAAGAGCGGAGACCCAGGTGGTGATGTCTACGCAAGAGAGCTGCTTTTCCATATTTTGTTCTTGTGAAACAACAGATAAAAGGAATAC AGATACAGAGCAGAAGGTGACTTTGGATAAGAGGAGCTATTTGAAGGAAGCTGCTGCCCTTGAAAAACTAATAGCTCCTTCAGAATTCCACCAGAAAGTTGATGAcattgaagaaaaaagagaatttcCAGACAACAACCccttcaagaaaagaaaagttgttGATTTTCAGTTGGAACAAATGCAAACCACTACTGAACAAGCTTCAAAGGTGATAGATGCTGAAGAATCAGATAAGCTtatagaaagaagagagattctCAAAAAGCTATTCAAGAAAGTAGAACTTGATTCTCAGTTGGAGTAG